One Enterobacter asburiae genomic window, TTTAAGAGTCGACCTAACGTAGCGGAGCATAAAACAATCACAATATATTCTTCTCAGGGATCGCTATGACGAAAAAACTGTTGCCGTTACTGGTGCTGGCTGCGCTCTCAAGCGCTGCCCACGCCGCTACTCCGCCCAACACGCTGGTAGTTGCCCAGGGGCTTGATGACATCGTAAGCCTCGACCCGGCCGAAGCCAACGAGCTCTCCAGCATCCAGACCGTGCCGAGCCTATATCAGCGCCTGGTACAGCCGGACCGCGATAACCCGGAAAAAATCACCCCGATTCTGGCAGAAAGCTGGGAAGCGGACGCGGCAGCAAAAACGCTGACGATCAAACTTAAGCCCGATGCCAAATTCGCCTCCGGCAACCCGCTGCGCCCGGAAGACGTGATTTTCTCGTACACCCGCGCCGTAACGCTGAACAAATCTCCGGCATTCATCCTGAACGTGCTGGGCTGGGACGCGAGCAACATCGCCAGCCAGCTGAAAAAGGTGGACGACCATACCCTCCAGCTTCACTGGACGGCGGACGTTAGCCCGTCGGTGGCGCTGAATATTCTCTCCACGCCGATTGCCTCCATCGTCGATGAAAAGCAGGTTGCGGCAAACGTGAAGGATAATGACTTCGGTAACGCCTGGCTGAAAATGCACTCGGCGGGCAGCGGCGCGTTCAAAATGCGTGTCTACCAGCCGCATCAGGCCATCGTGCTGGAAGCCAACGAGTCAGCGCCCGGCGGCGCGCCGAAGCTCAAAAGCATCATCATTAAAAACGTCCCGGACCCGGCTTCGCGCCGCCTGCTGATCCAGCAGGGTGATGCGGACGTGGCGCGCGATCTGGGTGCAGACCAGATAAGCGCCCTGGACGGCAAGCCGGGCGTGAAGGTGCTGAGCATTCCGTCCGCGGAGCAGAATTACCTGGTGTTCAACACCGGCAACAGCGCCAACCCGCTGCTGAACAA contains:
- a CDS encoding ABC transporter substrate-binding protein is translated as MTKKLLPLLVLAALSSAAHAATPPNTLVVAQGLDDIVSLDPAEANELSSIQTVPSLYQRLVQPDRDNPEKITPILAESWEADAAAKTLTIKLKPDAKFASGNPLRPEDVIFSYTRAVTLNKSPAFILNVLGWDASNIASQLKKVDDHTLQLHWTADVSPSVALNILSTPIASIVDEKQVAANVKDNDFGNAWLKMHSAGSGAFKMRVYQPHQAIVLEANESAPGGAPKLKSIIIKNVPDPASRRLLIQQGDADVARDLGADQISALDGKPGVKVLSIPSAEQNYLVFNTGNSANPLLNNPAFWEASRWLVDYEGITKNLLKGQYFVHQSFLPVGLPGALEDNPFTFDPAKAKAILAKAGIKDAHFTLDVENKPPFITIAQSMQASFAQGGVKVDLLPAAGSQVYARVRAKQHQAAIRLWIPDYFDAHSNASAFAWNDGKSSTVAGLNGWKIPELNKATLAAVAEPDPAKRLDLYKKMQKQLQQNSPYVFVDQGKTQIVVRDNVKGYQQGLNADMVWYDRVTK